The Sulfitobacter sp. SK011 genome has a window encoding:
- a CDS encoding SPOR domain-containing protein yields MAEFTSSPMAGGFGADSGESYSVAATANGLKKITNLAGAAISLALVVGIGVWGYKLLVRDVSGIPVVRAVTGDMRVRPSDPGGELAEHQGLSVNEIAANGTAGLPADELRLAPRPVDLTDDDQATPVAMVAPAPQDALPQNLPLPEPVDVTAALQSGNVDDLVEQLTTGVAPMIELSADPEEVAATVAAEVAEAVLEQEQVPAVLDAPGVRQSLRPKKRPATRAVVVQASLNTATDAVEVDATSLAAGTRLAQLGAFDSPQVAREQWDVLQGRFSAFLDGKQRIVQKATSGGRIFYRLRAMGFQDIADARRFCAALVAENADCIPVVTR; encoded by the coding sequence ATGGCAGAATTCACTTCCTCCCCGATGGCGGGGGGCTTCGGCGCTGATTCAGGTGAATCCTATAGCGTCGCAGCAACGGCTAATGGATTGAAAAAAATAACGAATTTGGCTGGTGCGGCGATATCGCTGGCACTGGTTGTTGGGATTGGTGTCTGGGGGTACAAGTTGCTGGTGCGCGATGTCAGCGGGATACCTGTGGTGCGTGCTGTGACCGGCGACATGCGGGTGCGGCCCAGTGATCCGGGTGGCGAATTGGCCGAGCATCAAGGGTTGTCCGTGAATGAAATAGCAGCGAACGGCACCGCAGGTTTGCCAGCCGATGAACTGCGTTTGGCCCCCCGGCCTGTCGATTTGACCGACGATGATCAGGCCACGCCCGTCGCAATGGTTGCACCTGCGCCACAGGACGCGCTGCCCCAGAATCTGCCGCTGCCTGAGCCGGTGGATGTGACGGCGGCGCTGCAATCAGGGAATGTGGATGACTTGGTTGAACAATTGACCACCGGCGTCGCCCCGATGATTGAATTAAGCGCCGACCCCGAAGAGGTTGCGGCAACCGTCGCCGCCGAGGTCGCGGAGGCCGTGCTGGAGCAAGAGCAAGTCCCCGCCGTCCTTGATGCGCCCGGCGTTCGCCAGTCGCTGCGCCCCAAGAAACGCCCCGCCACCCGCGCAGTTGTGGTTCAGGCATCGCTTAACACCGCCACAGATGCGGTCGAAGTGGATGCCACAAGTTTGGCCGCGGGGACGCGGTTGGCACAATTGGGTGCCTTCGACAGCCCTCAGGTGGCGCGTGAACAATGGGACGTTTTGCAGGGACGCTTTAGTGCGTTTCTGGATGGCAAGCAGCGCATTGTGCAAAAAGCAACCAGTGGCGGGCGCATATTCTATCGTCTGCGCGCGATGGGTTTTCAGGATATCGCGGATGCGCGCCGCTTTTGCGCGGCCCTTGTGGCTGAAAACGCCGATTGTATTCCGGTCGTGACCCGGTAA
- the argS gene encoding arginine--tRNA ligase, translated as MNLFAEIRTLIIATLENMVAQGTLPADLNMDAITAEPPRDAAHGDMATNAAMVLAKPAGMKPRDIADALAAQLAQDVRITSAEVAGPGFLNLRIAPSEWQGVARAVLASGTDFGRATLGQGRKVNVEYVSANPTGPLHVGHTRGAVFGDALASLLDYAGWDVTREYYINDGGAQVDVLARSVYNRYLEAHDLTVDWPEGTYPGDYLIEVGEALKAKVGDAYVDQDEEVWLADVREFSTDAMMALIRSDLKALGVEMDVFYSEKSLYGTGRIEAAIEDLRSKGLIYQGTLEPPKGKMPEDWEPRVQTLFKSTEHGDDVDRPVMKSTGGWTYFAPDIAYHYDKIQRGFDALIDVFGADHGGYVKRMKAAVSALSDGKVSLDIKLTQLVKLFKNGEPFKMSKRAGTFVTLRDVVEQVGADVTRFVMLTRKNDAMLDFDFDKVLEQSRENPVFYVQYAHARVASVLRKAAEAGIAVDDASLQAADLSKLDHEAELKVLQKLGEWPRLVETAARSNEPHRVAFYLYELAGELHGLWNRGHDVSSLRFIQDDDPETSQAKIALARSTAIVIAAGLGILGVTPAQEMR; from the coding sequence ATGAACCTCTTTGCTGAAATTCGCACGCTGATCATCGCCACGCTTGAAAATATGGTGGCTCAGGGCACATTGCCCGCTGATCTGAACATGGACGCCATCACGGCAGAGCCTCCGCGCGATGCGGCACATGGCGACATGGCCACAAACGCGGCAATGGTGCTGGCCAAACCAGCGGGCATGAAACCGCGCGACATTGCGGATGCATTGGCGGCGCAATTGGCGCAAGATGTCCGCATCACATCAGCAGAGGTGGCGGGGCCGGGGTTTTTGAACCTGCGGATTGCGCCTTCGGAATGGCAAGGTGTTGCACGGGCCGTATTAGCCAGCGGTACGGACTTTGGCCGCGCCACGTTGGGGCAGGGGCGAAAGGTCAACGTTGAATACGTGTCGGCCAATCCCACCGGACCTTTGCACGTCGGCCACACGCGGGGTGCGGTTTTTGGCGATGCGCTGGCCAGTCTGCTGGATTACGCGGGCTGGGACGTGACGCGCGAATACTACATTAATGACGGTGGCGCGCAGGTCGATGTGTTGGCACGCTCGGTCTATAACCGCTATCTTGAGGCGCACGATCTGACCGTCGATTGGCCCGAAGGGACCTATCCCGGTGATTATCTGATCGAGGTCGGCGAGGCGCTGAAGGCCAAGGTTGGGGATGCCTATGTCGATCAGGACGAAGAGGTCTGGCTTGCGGATGTGCGGGAGTTCTCCACCGATGCCATGATGGCGCTGATCCGCAGTGATCTCAAAGCGTTGGGCGTCGAGATGGATGTGTTTTATTCCGAAAAGTCGCTCTATGGCACAGGGCGCATTGAAGCCGCGATTGAGGACCTTAGATCGAAGGGCCTGATCTATCAGGGCACCCTGGAGCCGCCGAAGGGCAAAATGCCCGAAGATTGGGAGCCGCGGGTTCAAACCTTGTTCAAATCAACAGAGCATGGCGATGACGTGGATCGCCCGGTGATGAAATCTACGGGGGGCTGGACCTATTTCGCGCCCGATATTGCTTACCACTATGATAAAATTCAGCGTGGATTTGACGCGCTCATTGATGTTTTTGGTGCCGACCACGGCGGCTATGTCAAACGGATGAAAGCGGCGGTCAGCGCGCTGTCGGATGGCAAGGTGTCACTTGATATCAAGCTGACGCAACTGGTGAAGCTCTTTAAGAACGGCGAGCCGTTCAAGATGTCGAAACGGGCAGGCACGTTTGTGACCCTGCGCGATGTGGTCGAGCAGGTGGGTGCGGATGTGACGCGGTTTGTCATGCTGACCCGCAAGAACGACGCCATGCTGGATTTCGATTTTGACAAGGTGCTGGAACAAAGCCGCGAAAACCCGGTGTTTTACGTGCAATATGCCCACGCGCGCGTCGCATCGGTGCTGCGCAAGGCGGCTGAGGCCGGGATCGCGGTGGATGATGCCAGTTTGCAAGCTGCGGACCTGAGCAAGCTTGATCACGAAGCGGAACTGAAGGTGCTGCAAAAGCTTGGTGAATGGCCGCGTCTGGTCGAAACCGCCGCCCGGTCCAATGAACCGCACCGGGTCGCATTTTACCTCTATGAGCTTGCGGGCGAACTGCATGGGCTTTGGAACCGCGGCCACGATGTCTCGTCGTTGCGCTTTATTCAGGACGACGATCCCGAAACCTCGCAGGCAAAAATTGCCCTCGCGCGGTCCACGGCGATTGTAATTGCGGCTGGTCTTGGTATTCTGGGGGTCACTCCGGCGCAAGAGATGCGATAA
- a CDS encoding deoxyguanosinetriphosphate triphosphohydrolase, whose protein sequence is MRASFASDPKTSRGRRVWEEESTHRSCFQRDRDRIIHASAFRRLKHKTQVFVEHEGDYYRTRLTHSIEVAQVARTISGALGLNGELTEAVALAHDLGHTPFGHTGEDALHALMAPYGGFDHNAQAIKIVTSLERHYAQFDGLNLTWETLEGIAKHNGPVTGDLPHALADYDAVHDLELHTHASAEAQVAALSDDIAYNNHDLHDGLRAQLFTEAEIAELPLVGDAYARVDALYPDTDPYRRRHEALRRVFGVMVSDVIETSRLLLAQAGATDAAGIRHLGHPVIRFSDQMWRDLRDIRSFLFQRMYRAGPVMKKRAEVTQVVEDLFPLFLENPVLLPRHWARQIDAAAQDRTALARMVADYIAGMTDRYALQEHARLITNA, encoded by the coding sequence ATGCGCGCATCTTTTGCCTCTGATCCCAAGACCAGCAGGGGACGGCGGGTCTGGGAAGAGGAAAGCACCCATCGGTCTTGCTTTCAGCGGGATCGGGACCGGATCATTCATGCCAGCGCCTTTCGGCGGCTCAAGCACAAGACGCAGGTTTTTGTGGAGCATGAGGGCGATTATTACCGCACGCGGCTGACCCATTCGATTGAGGTCGCACAGGTGGCGCGGACCATTTCGGGGGCCCTGGGCCTGAACGGAGAGCTGACCGAGGCCGTCGCTTTGGCCCATGATCTGGGTCACACTCCCTTTGGTCACACGGGCGAGGATGCCCTGCATGCGCTGATGGCCCCCTACGGCGGGTTTGATCACAATGCACAGGCCATCAAGATTGTGACCTCGCTTGAGCGGCACTATGCGCAATTTGATGGGCTGAACCTGACCTGGGAGACTTTGGAGGGGATTGCCAAGCACAACGGCCCCGTCACCGGTGATCTGCCGCATGCCCTGGCGGACTATGACGCAGTGCATGATCTGGAACTGCACACCCATGCCAGTGCCGAGGCGCAGGTGGCAGCCCTGTCTGATGACATTGCGTATAATAATCACGATCTGCACGACGGGCTGCGCGCGCAACTGTTTACCGAGGCGGAGATTGCGGAGTTGCCCTTGGTTGGGGATGCCTATGCGCGGGTTGATGCGCTTTATCCCGATACCGACCCTTATCGGCGTCGGCATGAGGCGCTGCGCCGGGTGTTTGGGGTCATGGTCAGCGATGTGATTGAAACATCAAGGCTTTTGCTGGCGCAAGCGGGGGCAACAGATGCGGCAGGTATTCGTCACTTGGGGCACCCGGTGATCCGCTTTTCCGATCAGATGTGGCGTGACCTGCGCGACATCCGCAGCTTTTTGTTCCAGCGCATGTACCGCGCAGGCCCGGTTATGAAAAAACGCGCCGAGGTCACGCAGGTTGTCGAAGACCTGTTTCCCCTGTTTCTGGAGAACCCGGTGTTGTTGCCGCGCCACTGGGCGCGCCAGATTGACGCGGCGGCGCAAGATCGCACCGCTCTGGCGCGGATGGTCGCCGATTATATCGCGGGCATGACCGACCGATATGCGCTTCAGGAACATGCGAGATTAATTACGAATGCTTAG
- a CDS encoding iron-sulfur cluster assembly accessory protein produces the protein MNLPPKVTSRAFERLAEIGAAGDGKALRVAVEGGGCSGFQYEITMDEPKDDDLILEGSGQKVVVDAVSLPFLANAVIDFSEELIGARFVIENPNATSACGCGTSFSM, from the coding sequence ATGAACCTGCCCCCCAAAGTGACCAGCCGAGCCTTTGAACGCCTTGCCGAAATCGGTGCTGCCGGTGATGGCAAAGCTTTGCGTGTCGCGGTCGAGGGCGGCGGCTGTTCCGGTTTTCAATATGAAATCACTATGGACGAGCCAAAAGACGATGATCTTATCCTTGAAGGATCCGGGCAAAAGGTTGTGGTCGACGCCGTATCCCTGCCCTTTCTCGCGAATGCGGTGATTGATTTCTCAGAAGAGCTTATCGGCGCGCGCTTTGTCATCGAAAACCCCAACGCAACATCGGCTTGCGGGTGTGGAACATCCTTTTCGATGTAA
- a CDS encoding DUF6749 family protein, translating into MTALAHIQSFVPMADETSIMNGAGTEMFTTGLALNTTDMMAGDGVDMFTTSCITSESSAGGGDKVEMFTTSC; encoded by the coding sequence ATGACAGCACTTGCACACATCCAGAGCTTTGTTCCGATGGCTGACGAGACCAGCATCATGAATGGCGCTGGCACCGAAATGTTTACAACAGGGCTTGCTTTGAACACCACCGATATGATGGCCGGTGATGGCGTTGATATGTTCACCACCAGCTGCATCACGTCCGAAAGCTCTGCAGGCGGCGGCGATAAAGTGGAAATGTTCACAACAAGCTGCTGA
- the xth gene encoding exodeoxyribonuclease III translates to MKIATFNINGIKARIEALPNWLDDAQPDVVLLQEIKSVDENFPSEIFEDRGYNVETHGQKSFNGVAILSKHPLEDVTRGLPGDDTDEQARWIEATVVGEKEALRICGLYLPNGNPAPGPKYDYKLAWMARLQARAEALLAKEMPFLMAGDYNIIPQAEDAATPDAWRDDALFRPQSRAAWRKLLNLGLTEAFRARTQGPGHYSFWDYQAGAWNRNNGIRIDHFLLSPRCADMLRDCQIDKDVRGHDKPSDHVPVWVDLDF, encoded by the coding sequence ATGAAAATCGCAACCTTCAACATCAACGGTATCAAAGCCCGGATCGAGGCCCTGCCCAACTGGCTTGATGACGCACAACCGGATGTCGTGCTGCTGCAAGAGATCAAATCGGTAGACGAGAATTTCCCCTCGGAAATTTTCGAAGACCGGGGATACAACGTCGAAACCCACGGCCAAAAGTCTTTCAACGGCGTCGCGATCCTGTCCAAACACCCGTTGGAGGATGTCACACGCGGCTTGCCCGGTGACGACACCGACGAACAGGCGCGCTGGATTGAGGCGACAGTGGTGGGCGAAAAGGAAGCGTTGCGCATTTGCGGGCTTTACCTGCCCAACGGCAATCCGGCCCCGGGGCCAAAGTATGACTATAAACTGGCGTGGATGGCGCGATTACAGGCCCGCGCCGAAGCCCTTTTGGCTAAAGAAATGCCATTTCTGATGGCGGGAGACTATAACATCATTCCACAGGCGGAAGACGCGGCGACCCCTGATGCGTGGCGTGATGACGCCCTCTTTCGCCCGCAATCGCGGGCTGCATGGCGCAAGCTGTTGAACCTTGGCCTGACAGAAGCGTTTCGTGCCCGCACCCAGGGACCGGGCCACTACAGCTTTTGGGACTATCAGGCCGGAGCTTGGAATCGCAACAACGGCATTCGGATTGACCATTTCCTGCTGTCGCCGCGATGTGCCGATATGTTGCGTGACTGCCAGATCGACAAGGACGTGCGCGGACATGACAAACCATCCGACCACGTGCCGGTTTGGGTTGACCTCGACTTTTAG
- a CDS encoding HNH endonuclease: protein MEGDFRTEFTRVKGGLKHRPALVLNADYRPLSYYPLSLWPWQEAIKAKWLDRVDIVAEYDDVVRSPSMVIKIPSVVVLKDYVKPQKRVAFTRFNLFLRDEFCCQYCGARGDLTFDHVVPRASGGVTSWQNVVAACSPCNLRKGSKALHQTGLNLRKPPRQPAAEELRNTGRKFPPNHLHESWMDFLYWDAELQA from the coding sequence ATAGAAGGCGATTTCAGAACCGAATTTACACGGGTCAAGGGGGGGCTGAAACATCGCCCCGCACTGGTGCTGAATGCGGATTACCGCCCGCTCAGCTATTACCCGCTGTCGCTTTGGCCCTGGCAGGAGGCGATAAAGGCCAAATGGCTCGACCGGGTGGATATCGTCGCTGAATATGATGATGTGGTGCGCAGCCCCTCAATGGTGATCAAGATACCGTCGGTGGTCGTGCTCAAAGACTATGTGAAACCGCAAAAGCGCGTGGCTTTCACCCGATTTAATCTTTTCCTGCGGGATGAGTTTTGTTGCCAGTATTGCGGTGCGCGGGGCGATCTGACCTTTGATCATGTGGTGCCGCGTGCGTCCGGGGGCGTCACCTCATGGCAGAACGTGGTGGCCGCGTGCAGCCCCTGCAATCTGCGTAAAGGGTCCAAGGCGTTGCACCAGACGGGTCTGAATCTGCGCAAACCACCGCGCCAACCGGCCGCAGAAGAATTGCGCAATACCGGCCGCAAGTTTCCGCCAAACCACCTGCATGAAAGCTGGATGGATTTTCTGTATTGGGATGCGGAGTTGCAGGCTTAG
- a CDS encoding helix-turn-helix transcriptional regulator, with amino-acid sequence MSIRLETETKVPIGMAVLIAVQFACVIFFLTDVLADYRAAAPGDGLSGHLNIEALASFSLLAAIVVEVRFLFVLLRRKAHLERNLTIASTAVHDVIAAHFETWKLSPAETDVANFLVKGLEISQIAEMRGCAEGTVKAHLNAIYRKSDTRNRGELLSVVIDSLLGASA; translated from the coding sequence ATGTCGATACGACTTGAAACTGAAACAAAAGTCCCGATTGGGATGGCTGTGCTGATCGCGGTACAGTTCGCATGCGTGATATTTTTCCTGACTGATGTGTTGGCAGATTATCGTGCTGCAGCGCCGGGTGACGGCCTGTCCGGGCATCTCAACATCGAAGCGCTGGCGTCTTTCAGCCTGCTGGCTGCGATCGTGGTTGAGGTGCGTTTCCTGTTTGTGTTGTTGCGGCGCAAGGCCCATCTGGAACGTAATCTGACCATCGCTAGCACTGCAGTGCATGATGTGATCGCTGCCCATTTTGAGACATGGAAGCTGTCGCCCGCTGAGACAGATGTGGCCAACTTTCTGGTCAAGGGACTTGAGATTTCCCAGATCGCAGAAATGCGCGGTTGCGCCGAGGGGACGGTCAAGGCACATCTGAATGCGATCTACCGAAAATCCGACACCCGCAACCGCGGTGAATTGCTGAGCGTGGTAATCGACAGCCTGCTTGGGGCGTCAGCTTAA
- a CDS encoding cytochrome b/b6 domain-containing protein, which yields MKRIHVWDPFVRVFHWSLVLSFGANALVIDDDSKLHEWVGYVVVGLVVLRILWGFAGKGYARFSSFPPSVQGSKEQIADIAVGRNKIHIGHTPLGALMIYNLLLALLVVGVSGHLMTTDMFWGVEWPEHLHEFAVTWTEVSVVLHILAVIFESKRTGVNLPAAMIRGYKDVPSG from the coding sequence ATGAAACGCATTCACGTTTGGGATCCGTTTGTCAGGGTGTTCCACTGGTCGCTGGTCTTGAGCTTCGGGGCCAATGCGCTGGTCATTGATGATGACAGCAAACTGCATGAATGGGTTGGTTATGTGGTCGTCGGTCTGGTGGTGCTGCGCATTCTCTGGGGTTTTGCCGGTAAGGGTTATGCGCGATTTTCAAGCTTTCCGCCAAGCGTTCAGGGATCAAAAGAACAGATTGCGGATATCGCGGTGGGTCGGAACAAGATCCATATCGGCCATACGCCACTTGGGGCATTGATGATCTACAATCTTTTGCTGGCGCTGCTGGTGGTGGGGGTTTCCGGTCACCTGATGACGACCGATATGTTTTGGGGGGTAGAATGGCCCGAACATCTGCATGAATTTGCGGTCACATGGACAGAGGTGTCCGTGGTTCTGCATATTCTGGCGGTGATTTTTGAGAGCAAAAGGACCGGCGTCAACCTGCCTGCGGCAATGATCAGGGGTTACAAGGACGTTCCATCAGGCTAA
- a CDS encoding PepSY domain-containing protein, with protein MFKKSILPAVLVCAMSAAALASGAVELTDPNTAKIREMLTEQGYEIAKIKIEDGLYEAYARKDGKKYEVFLNADFEVVRTELDD; from the coding sequence ATGTTTAAGAAGAGCATTCTCCCCGCCGTTCTCGTTTGTGCGATGTCCGCTGCCGCTTTGGCCAGTGGTGCGGTTGAATTGACAGACCCGAACACCGCCAAAATTCGCGAGATGCTGACCGAACAGGGCTACGAAATTGCCAAGATCAAGATTGAGGACGGACTTTACGAAGCCTATGCCCGCAAGGACGGCAAGAAATACGAGGTCTTCCTCAATGCCGATTTTGAAGTTGTCCGCACAGAATTGGACGACTGA
- a CDS encoding alpha/beta hydrolase, with the protein MTRVLNAGRRAPVSGETQSVVVFLHGYGANGADLLGLADPLGEHLPDTLFVAPDAPEACAGAPMGYQWFPIPWIDNSSEEESERGMMQSVEDLNAFLDALMVDEDVLPEQVVLFGFSQGSMMALHVAPRREDAVAGVVAFSGRLMSPEALVDEARVKLPILLVHGDQDDVVPPQSLPQAAEALQEAGFQDVFAHIMNGTGHGIAPDGLSVALAFMRDKLSL; encoded by the coding sequence ATGACACGGGTATTGAACGCAGGACGGCGCGCGCCGGTATCGGGCGAAACGCAATCGGTTGTGGTGTTTTTACATGGCTACGGGGCCAATGGCGCGGATTTGCTGGGCCTTGCCGACCCGCTGGGCGAACACCTGCCTGATACGCTTTTTGTGGCACCTGATGCACCAGAGGCCTGTGCAGGCGCGCCAATGGGCTATCAATGGTTCCCAATCCCATGGATCGACAATTCATCGGAGGAAGAATCTGAACGCGGCATGATGCAGTCGGTTGAGGACCTCAATGCGTTTCTGGATGCGCTGATGGTCGACGAAGACGTACTGCCCGAACAAGTCGTGTTGTTTGGCTTTTCCCAGGGTTCGATGATGGCGCTGCATGTGGCCCCGCGCCGCGAAGATGCGGTGGCAGGGGTGGTTGCGTTTTCAGGCAGGCTGATGTCGCCCGAGGCGCTGGTTGATGAAGCGCGGGTGAAACTGCCAATCTTGCTGGTGCATGGCGATCAGGACGATGTGGTGCCCCCCCAATCGCTTCCGCAAGCTGCCGAAGCGTTGCAGGAGGCCGGGTTTCAGGATGTCTTTGCGCACATCATGAACGGCACCGGCCACGGCATTGCGCCCGACGGGCTGAGCGTGGCGTTGGCGTTTATGCGCGACAAGCTTAGCCTGTAA
- a CDS encoding DNA-3-methyladenine glycosylase: MSTFGRIIKTPEDVHQGAEWLASADPRFADLMAQTGPLPLRLKPQGFNALLEIIVSQQVSVASADAIRARMVDAGLNNEAAVCAAGDLGLRAAGLSRPKARYALALAAADIDYRGLHQFSDDAVIARLTEVPGIGPWTAQIYVMFCMGRADMFPPGDLALQEAARVLFDLPARPTPQELSIMAQAWSPWRSVAARALFAYYRHLKQREGLG; encoded by the coding sequence ATGAGCACGTTTGGCCGGATCATCAAAACCCCGGAGGATGTGCACCAGGGGGCCGAATGGCTGGCATCGGCCGATCCGCGTTTTGCCGATCTTATGGCGCAAACGGGCCCACTGCCGCTGCGCCTGAAGCCCCAAGGGTTCAATGCCCTGCTTGAGATCATCGTCAGCCAGCAGGTCAGTGTCGCCTCTGCCGATGCCATCCGCGCGCGCATGGTGGATGCAGGTCTGAACAACGAAGCGGCGGTATGCGCTGCGGGTGATCTGGGCCTGCGTGCTGCGGGTCTGAGCCGCCCAAAGGCACGCTATGCACTGGCACTGGCGGCTGCTGACATTGATTATCGCGGGTTGCATCAGTTTTCCGATGACGCCGTGATTGCGCGGCTGACCGAAGTGCCCGGCATCGGGCCATGGACCGCACAAATATATGTGATGTTTTGCATGGGGCGGGCGGATATGTTCCCGCCCGGTGATTTGGCCCTGCAAGAGGCGGCCAGAGTACTTTTTGATCTGCCCGCACGACCCACTCCACAGGAACTCTCCATCATGGCGCAGGCGTGGTCGCCCTGGCGGTCGGTTGCGGCGCGCGCACTCTTTGCCTACTACCGTCACCTAAAGCAAAGGGAAGGTTTGGGATGA
- a CDS encoding precorrin-6A/cobalt-precorrin-6A reductase has translation MTLMILAGSAEARALGQMARQAGANVRALVSEPPRGSTPMPMPSTLLPFDDVDAVMAEMRGCDAVLDASHGFDAEMSWVGHEAARRLDLPFLSYVRPLWGLPDDLPWHSAPDVATAQAPIAPGARVFSATGWASLPEYAAFPGACLMLRQTHEHPRIPPFDFVELIFGDPPFTVASETMLFRDLRADTLICRNLGGQASRPKLDAAQALGMKVILIDRPAMPAGVDVVDDIDAALAWVLSR, from the coding sequence ATGACATTGATGATCCTTGCCGGCAGCGCCGAAGCGCGTGCCTTGGGACAAATGGCACGACAAGCCGGGGCAAACGTGAGGGCACTGGTGTCTGAGCCGCCGCGTGGTTCGACCCCAATGCCCATGCCCAGCACATTGCTGCCGTTTGACGATGTGGATGCGGTGATGGCCGAGATGCGCGGGTGTGACGCAGTGCTTGACGCAAGCCACGGTTTTGACGCGGAGATGAGCTGGGTCGGTCATGAAGCGGCCCGGCGGTTGGATCTGCCGTTTCTGTCCTACGTGCGCCCACTCTGGGGGCTGCCAGACGATCTGCCATGGCATTCCGCCCCGGATGTGGCCACGGCACAGGCCCCGATCGCGCCGGGCGCACGGGTGTTTTCGGCAACCGGGTGGGCCAGCCTGCCAGAATACGCGGCGTTTCCCGGTGCGTGCCTAATGCTGCGCCAGACCCATGAGCACCCGCGCATTCCGCCGTTTGATTTTGTGGAGCTGATCTTTGGCGATCCGCCGTTCACCGTTGCCAGTGAAACGATGCTGTTTCGCGACCTGCGCGCAGATACGTTGATCTGTCGAAATCTTGGTGGGCAGGCCAGCCGGCCAAAGCTGGATGCAGCGCAGGCGCTGGGTATGAAAGTGATCCTGATTGACCGGCCCGCGATGCCGGCGGGCGTTGACGTGGTCGATGACATTGATGCGGCCCTTGCATGGGTGCTGTCGCGATGA
- a CDS encoding MFS transporter, producing MTAMIDDTRAKRNVAVLVAAQAFLGSQITMIFVIGGLAGQQLSPNVCLATLPISMIVFGSMTTAPWLSGVMQRWGRRAGFLVGATGGLIGAVVCAYALTLNNFWIFLFGSYLTGIYMSSQGFFRFAATDTASDAFRPKAISYVMAGGLISAIIGPQLVAFLTQGGVADVMRFFPVYLAAMALNVIGMMLFFFLDIPKPPVAAVDAPRGRSLSQLLRTPRIAVAVICAMVSYALMNLVMTSTPLAVVGCGFRVADASNIVTGHVLAMFAPSFFTGHLIARFGVEKIMGLGIAILAAAGVVAMQGVALGNFYVALILLGLGWNFGFIGATAMLAGAHEPNERGRMQGLNDLLVFGGVTLASLASGGLMNCSGGTAIEGWTAVNMAMVPFLALAGGSLIWLVMRPKSAQA from the coding sequence ATGACAGCGATGATTGACGACACCCGCGCCAAGCGCAATGTGGCCGTACTGGTGGCAGCGCAGGCTTTTCTGGGCAGCCAGATCACCATGATTTTTGTGATCGGGGGCCTTGCGGGGCAACAATTGTCACCCAACGTCTGCCTTGCGACACTGCCCATTTCGATGATCGTCTTTGGGTCCATGACCACCGCACCCTGGCTAAGCGGCGTGATGCAGCGCTGGGGCCGGCGCGCCGGCTTCCTTGTCGGAGCCACAGGCGGGCTGATCGGCGCAGTGGTCTGTGCGTATGCGCTGACACTCAACAATTTCTGGATCTTTCTGTTCGGCAGCTACCTCACGGGTATCTATATGTCATCACAGGGGTTTTTCCGCTTTGCGGCCACCGATACCGCGTCTGACGCTTTCCGGCCCAAGGCGATATCCTATGTCATGGCCGGTGGCCTGATCTCGGCGATCATCGGGCCACAGCTGGTTGCCTTTCTCACCCAAGGCGGTGTGGCAGATGTCATGCGGTTCTTCCCGGTCTATCTGGCGGCGATGGCCTTGAATGTCATTGGCATGATGCTGTTCTTTTTCCTCGACATCCCCAAACCCCCGGTAGCTGCGGTCGACGCACCGCGCGGGCGCAGCCTGAGCCAACTTTTGCGCACACCGCGCATCGCGGTGGCGGTGATTTGTGCCATGGTTTCCTATGCTTTGATGAACCTGGTGATGACCTCGACGCCGCTGGCTGTGGTCGGATGTGGGTTCCGCGTGGCGGATGCCTCCAACATCGTCACAGGTCACGTGCTGGCTATGTTCGCGCCGTCGTTTTTCACCGGGCATCTGATCGCCCGCTTTGGGGTGGAAAAGATCATGGGGCTGGGCATCGCCATTTTGGCCGCGGCTGGTGTGGTGGCGATGCAAGGTGTTGCCCTTGGCAACTTCTATGTGGCGCTGATCCTGTTGGGCCTTGGTTGGAACTTTGGCTTTATCGGGGCCACAGCCATGCTCGCAGGCGCACACGAGCCGAATGAACGGGGCCGGATGCAGGGGCTGAATGATCTTCTGGTCTTTGGCGGCGTAACTTTGGCCTCGCTGGCCTCGGGCGGTTTGATGAACTGTTCGGGGGGCACGGCGATCGAAGGCTGGACAGCTGTGAACATGGCCATGGTACCTTTTCTGGCGCTGGCCGGTGGGTCGTTGATCTGGTTGGTGATGCGGCCCAAAAGCGCACAGGCCTAG